From Nitrospiria bacterium, a single genomic window includes:
- a CDS encoding D-alanine--D-alanine ligase, translating to MVTNKKIAVLMGGKSAEREISLKSGRAMEASLRRQGCTVVAIDLNETVAERLRQEKIELAVNALHGRGGEDGSIQGLLEILGIPYTGSGVLASAIGMNKGMTKRLLQADGVPTPKYSVLRSTRLSTDDFKEIPAGLDCPVVVKPSSEGSTIGVTIVRDRGSVESAYREAFRHGEEILVEEYIEGHEVTAGILDETPLPLIEIVPKGAFYDYEAKYTKEMTDYIVPGRFPSEVTREVQALALKTHRIIGCRGCSRVDFRVDRSGRPFVLEINTVPGMTETSLLPKAAAAAGIAYDQLVAKIVQSALHSTIER from the coding sequence ATGGTCACGAACAAAAAGATCGCCGTCCTCATGGGCGGGAAGTCGGCCGAACGGGAGATCTCATTGAAAAGCGGCCGGGCCATGGAGGCCTCGCTCCGTCGGCAGGGTTGCACGGTCGTGGCGATCGATCTTAATGAAACGGTGGCCGAGCGGCTCCGCCAGGAGAAGATCGAGCTGGCGGTGAATGCCCTTCATGGACGCGGAGGGGAGGACGGCTCGATTCAGGGGCTGCTCGAAATCCTGGGGATTCCCTATACGGGTTCGGGTGTGCTGGCCAGCGCCATCGGAATGAACAAAGGGATGACGAAGCGGCTTCTGCAAGCCGACGGGGTGCCGACTCCAAAATACTCGGTCCTTCGATCGACCCGGCTGTCGACCGACGATTTTAAGGAAATTCCGGCCGGGCTTGACTGTCCTGTGGTGGTGAAGCCGTCCTCGGAAGGATCCACGATCGGGGTTACGATCGTCCGGGACCGGGGCTCCGTCGAGTCGGCCTATCGGGAGGCGTTTCGGCACGGTGAAGAGATTCTGGTGGAAGAATACATCGAGGGACACGAGGTGACGGCCGGGATTTTGGATGAAACCCCGCTCCCGTTGATCGAGATCGTTCCCAAGGGGGCCTTTTACGACTACGAGGCCAAGTACACAAAGGAAATGACGGACTATATCGTGCCCGGCCGTTTTCCCTCGGAGGTCACGCGGGAGGTCCAGGCGTTGGCGCTGAAGACGCACCGAATCATCGGGTGCCGAGGATGCAGTCGGGTCGATTTTCGTGTCGATCGCAGCGGCCGTCCGTTTGTGTTGGAGATCAATACCGTTCCCGGCATGACCGAAACAAGCCTCCTTCCCAAGGCGGCTGCGGCGGCCGGGATTGCCTATGATCAATTGGTGGCTAAGATCGTGCAATCGGCGTTGCACTCGACCATCGAAAGGTAG
- the ftsA gene encoding cell division protein FtsA, with product MAKRENIIVGLDIGTTKICAIVGEIQGSSRSDGLPGIDVIGIGTSPSRGLRKGVVVNIESTVESIKKAVEEAELMAGVQIQSVYAGIAGGHIKGFNSRGVIAVKEREVNQADVERVIDAARAVAIPLDREVLHVLPQEFIVDDQDGIKDPLGMAGVRLEAEVHIITGAVTSAQNIIKSVNRAGLEVVDIILQPLASSEAVLTPEEKDLGVTMVDIGGGTTDIATFVDGGIWHTAVLGIGGNHLTGDVAIGLRTPAAEAEKIKIKYGCAMTSMVKEDETIEVPSVGGRPPRVLSRQILSEIIEPRAEEIFGLVGREIKRTGYEERVASGVVITGGSSTLRGMVEVAERVLDLPVRLGSPINLGGLADIVNNPMYATGVGLILYALKTQGERDVRRFRDRRLFHKVAGRMREWVQEFF from the coding sequence TTGGCGAAACGAGAAAATATCATCGTAGGCCTTGACATCGGCACGACGAAGATCTGCGCGATCGTCGGCGAGATCCAAGGCTCGTCCCGGTCGGACGGTCTTCCCGGCATCGACGTGATCGGCATCGGCACCAGTCCGTCCCGCGGACTCCGAAAGGGCGTGGTGGTGAATATCGAAAGCACGGTGGAGTCGATCAAAAAGGCGGTGGAGGAGGCCGAACTCATGGCCGGGGTTCAGATCCAGTCTGTTTATGCCGGGATCGCCGGCGGGCATATCAAGGGCTTCAACAGCCGCGGCGTCATCGCCGTGAAAGAGCGGGAGGTGAACCAGGCGGATGTGGAACGCGTCATCGACGCCGCCCGGGCCGTGGCGATTCCCCTGGACCGCGAAGTCCTGCATGTCCTGCCGCAGGAGTTCATCGTGGACGATCAGGACGGAATCAAAGATCCCCTGGGAATGGCCGGCGTCCGTTTGGAAGCCGAGGTGCATATCATCACCGGGGCGGTGACTTCGGCGCAGAACATCATCAAGAGCGTGAACCGGGCCGGGCTGGAAGTGGTCGACATCATCCTCCAGCCTTTGGCGTCCAGCGAGGCGGTTTTAACTCCGGAAGAGAAGGACCTGGGCGTCACGATGGTGGACATCGGCGGGGGGACGACCGATATCGCGACCTTTGTCGACGGGGGAATTTGGCATACGGCGGTGTTGGGGATCGGCGGAAATCATCTGACGGGGGACGTGGCGATCGGGCTTCGGACGCCGGCGGCCGAGGCCGAGAAGATCAAGATCAAATACGGCTGCGCGATGACCTCGATGGTGAAGGAGGATGAAACGATCGAGGTCCCCAGCGTCGGGGGGCGTCCGCCCCGGGTTCTGTCGCGGCAGATCCTGTCCGAAATCATCGAGCCGAGGGCCGAAGAGATCTTCGGACTGGTGGGCCGGGAAATCAAACGGACGGGTTATGAGGAGCGGGTGGCCTCGGGAGTCGTGATCACGGGGGGGAGTTCCACGTTGAGGGGGATGGTGGAGGTCGCCGAGCGGGTCTTGGATCTGCCGGTTCGCCTGGGCTCCCCGATCAACCTCGGCGGATTGGCGGACATCGTCAACAATCCGATGTATGCCACCGGAGTGGGATTGATCCTCTATGCGCTCAAGACCCAAGGGGAGCGGGACGTACGGCGGTTCAGGGATCGCCGACTCTTCCACAAAGTCGCCGGTCGGATGCGGGAATGGGTCCAAGAATTTTTTTAG
- a CDS encoding cytochrome c3 family protein — MTFGQRALVFTTLVFITAAGLLPEIAGGQGFDQVLSSKHNVLPAGPASTMETVCGSCHIKANATQAVPAWDKENPTKAFHTSHVALPPLGKGTPDTKPFGPSFDCLTCHDGVLGNNIHQLGFSGPAATYNPQAVEALQTGLRTSDHPDSILYPRQPDGSMIADRPDPKLRRYWSIPDRDDNGVVLPTGPRSAALNLQNIDPNDPAAASALVRTFRGVIHCDSCHNPHNNDTRPFLRAPNKTLCLVCHDR; from the coding sequence ATGACCTTCGGACAACGGGCGCTGGTCTTCACTACATTGGTTTTCATTACAGCGGCGGGGCTTCTCCCGGAGATCGCCGGCGGGCAAGGATTTGATCAGGTCTTATCCAGCAAGCACAACGTGCTTCCGGCCGGGCCCGCTTCCACGATGGAAACGGTCTGCGGCTCCTGTCATATTAAAGCCAACGCGACTCAGGCCGTCCCGGCGTGGGATAAGGAGAATCCGACCAAGGCCTTCCATACAAGTCACGTTGCGCTTCCGCCGTTGGGAAAGGGAACACCCGACACAAAACCATTCGGACCTTCGTTTGACTGCTTGACGTGCCACGACGGCGTATTGGGAAACAACATCCATCAATTGGGATTTTCCGGCCCGGCGGCGACCTATAATCCCCAGGCCGTGGAGGCTCTGCAGACCGGTCTTCGAACCTCGGACCATCCCGATTCGATCCTGTACCCCCGTCAACCGGACGGAAGCATGATCGCCGATCGGCCGGATCCAAAGCTCAGAAGGTACTGGTCGATTCCCGACCGTGACGACAACGGCGTGGTCTTGCCGACCGGCCCCCGCTCCGCGGCGTTGAATCTGCAAAACATCGACCCAAATGACCCGGCGGCCGCTTCGGCATTGGTTCGGACCTTCCGAGGGGTCATCCATTGCGATTCCTGCCACAACCCTCACAATAACGACACCCGCCCTTTTCTCCGCGCCCCCAACAAGACACTCTGCTTGGTCTGTCACGACCGGTAG
- a CDS encoding YggS family pyridoxal phosphate-dependent enzyme — protein MNESIPTNLRRVRERVVAAAERSGRDPARIGLVVVTKGATGDRIREAVAAGATALGENRVQEALPKIKAMDGAIRWHLIGHLQRNKVKQAVGVFDLIHSVDSPELAREIDRRAERLGLRQRVLIQVNVSREPSKHGVLPEEVDRLSQETAALSHLAFEGLMTIPPPSIDPQRSRTYFRWLREKAEALKRAGWPVRELSMGMSDDFEVAIEEGATLIRVGTAIFGPRRNPEGNRGRPE, from the coding sequence ATGAATGAATCGATCCCCACAAACCTGCGACGGGTTCGGGAGCGGGTCGTCGCTGCGGCGGAACGGTCGGGGCGCGATCCGGCTCGAATTGGTCTGGTGGTTGTGACCAAGGGGGCGACCGGCGACCGAATCCGGGAGGCCGTGGCGGCCGGGGCGACGGCCCTGGGAGAGAACCGAGTCCAGGAAGCCCTGCCGAAGATCAAGGCCATGGATGGCGCGATCCGATGGCATTTGATCGGTCACCTCCAAAGGAACAAAGTCAAGCAGGCTGTCGGCGTGTTTGATCTGATTCATTCGGTGGACAGTCCCGAATTGGCCCGAGAGATTGATCGACGGGCCGAACGGCTCGGGCTTCGACAACGGGTGCTGATTCAAGTCAACGTATCCCGTGAACCGAGCAAGCACGGGGTTTTGCCGGAAGAGGTGGACCGCTTGTCTCAGGAAACGGCGGCTTTATCGCATCTTGCGTTCGAAGGTCTGATGACGATTCCGCCGCCGTCCATCGATCCGCAACGGTCCAGGACCTATTTCCGGTGGCTTCGTGAAAAAGCGGAGGCGTTGAAGAGGGCCGGATGGCCCGTTCGCGAACTGTCGATGGGAATGTCCGACGATTTTGAGGTGGCCATCGAAGAGGGGGCGACCCTCATTCGTGTTGGAACCGCGATTTTCGGCCCGAGGAGAAATCCGGAGGGGAACCGAGGGAGACCGGAATAG
- the pgeF gene encoding peptidoglycan editing factor PgeF: MSFHVLEIEGHRALELPAPDRNPPWRALFGLRGPRPLEILRGQFNLQKDGVASVRQVHGDSIWVIDSAPSAVSSVPEREADAMITNRAGLAITVRTADCLPILIWDGVRRVVAAVHAGWRGSLKAIASKTVETMGSSFGSRPGDLWVGIGPAIGPCCYEVDGPVLDPLRERFEYWKQVVREKGNGRAMLDLVGLNVRQLTASGVAPGGIIAAGACTVCHPERFYSYRRDGNASGGMISGIMICP, encoded by the coding sequence GTGTCATTTCACGTACTCGAAATAGAGGGTCATCGTGCCCTCGAACTGCCCGCGCCGGACCGGAATCCGCCATGGCGAGCCCTGTTTGGTCTTCGCGGCCCTCGTCCGCTGGAGATTCTGAGAGGGCAGTTCAATCTTCAAAAAGACGGGGTCGCATCCGTTCGTCAGGTGCACGGCGATTCCATCTGGGTCATCGATTCGGCCCCATCGGCCGTTTCATCGGTTCCGGAACGGGAAGCCGACGCGATGATCACGAACCGGGCCGGGTTGGCGATCACGGTTCGGACGGCCGACTGTCTTCCGATTTTGATTTGGGACGGGGTGCGCAGGGTCGTCGCGGCCGTGCATGCGGGCTGGCGGGGATCGCTTAAGGCGATCGCATCCAAGACCGTTGAGACCATGGGGTCATCCTTCGGGAGCCGTCCCGGCGATCTTTGGGTCGGAATCGGGCCGGCGATCGGGCCTTGTTGTTATGAAGTGGACGGGCCGGTGTTGGACCCGCTTCGCGAGCGGTTCGAGTATTGGAAACAAGTGGTCCGGGAAAAAGGGAACGGCAGGGCGATGTTGGACCTGGTCGGCTTGAATGTCCGTCAACTGACGGCTTCCGGGGTCGCGCCCGGCGGGATTATCGCAGCCGGAGCCTGCACCGTTTGTCATCCGGAACGCTTCTATTCCTACCGGCGCGACGGGAACGCGTCCGGCGGAATGATCAGCGGGATTATGATTTGCCCATGA
- a CDS encoding FtsQ-type POTRA domain-containing protein — MYRYHLSRKKLNRSSAGTREKTGVLRKQRSGWRGIGSQWSGPVFRVTKLLLYVLPPAGILAAGVWGWNAVTNGMRHSNLFALQEVRTVGWERPQKIGALERLRSSSGASLLDLDLVALKGALLAEPWIKDVNLRKEYPDTLSVHVTERRPVAVLAGREAGAVVDETGTILEQWPNGGEIPFHWSRLPVIHGLEAASLRDGAADAVQRFGSALQILRAAPSSADQGLDLEIGRWDDIRVQRHGYWLRFGEGSFDEKWRRFLSVAGEIERRHEEVREVDLRFPDQVIVR, encoded by the coding sequence ATGTATCGATACCATCTTTCCAGAAAAAAATTAAACCGGTCTTCCGCGGGGACTCGGGAGAAGACGGGCGTTTTGAGAAAACAACGGTCGGGATGGCGCGGGATCGGATCCCAATGGTCCGGGCCGGTTTTCCGCGTCACGAAGCTTTTATTGTACGTCCTTCCGCCGGCGGGTATCCTCGCCGCGGGCGTATGGGGGTGGAACGCCGTGACGAACGGCATGAGGCATTCCAACCTGTTTGCCCTTCAAGAGGTCCGCACCGTGGGTTGGGAACGGCCGCAAAAGATCGGAGCCCTCGAACGCCTCCGTTCTTCATCGGGGGCCAGTCTGCTTGATCTGGATCTTGTTGCCCTGAAGGGGGCTTTGTTGGCCGAGCCATGGATAAAGGATGTGAACCTGCGCAAGGAATATCCGGACACGTTATCCGTTCATGTGACGGAACGTCGTCCCGTGGCTGTCTTGGCCGGTCGGGAGGCCGGGGCGGTCGTGGATGAGACCGGAACGATCCTGGAACAATGGCCGAACGGCGGAGAGATCCCGTTCCACTGGTCGCGGCTTCCCGTCATCCATGGCCTCGAAGCGGCTTCCCTGCGGGATGGGGCTGCCGACGCCGTCCAACGCTTCGGCTCGGCCCTTCAAATTTTACGGGCGGCGCCTTCGTCTGCGGATCAAGGGCTGGATCTTGAAATCGGACGCTGGGACGACATTCGGGTTCAGCGGCATGGATACTGGCTTCGGTTCGGGGAGGGCTCTTTTGACGAGAAGTGGCGGCGTTTCCTGTCGGTCGCGGGGGAGATCGAGCGGCGGCATGAGGAGGTTCGAGAAGTCGATTTGCGGTTTCCGGATCAGGTGATTGTCCGATGA
- the murC gene encoding UDP-N-acetylmuramate--L-alanine ligase codes for MFGKIQQIHFVGIGGAGMSGIAEILLNMGYRVTGSDLSYSETVKRLEGIGGKIFIGHHPSNIGPAQVVVVSSAVSPQNPEVLAARERLIPVIPRAAMLVELMRLKYGIAIAGAHGKTTTTSLVASVLAEGGLDPTAVIGGKAYQFGSNAKLGQGDLLVAEADESDGSFLRLSPIFAIVTTIDREHLDYYHDLDRIQRAFLDFLNKVPFYGLAVVCLDQESIQEIIPQLHVRYVTFGMTPQADLVGSKVEFKGWESEFTVHFRQKNLGRFRLALPGLHNVYNALAAIAVGLELEVGLAAIRKALSEFAGVERRFQLVGEKRGIMIVDDYGHHPTEIKATLSAAKTGWNRRLLVVFQPHRYTRTRDLLKEFGTAFYQADSLILTEIYAAGEPPIEGVTGQSLYDQVKQHGYKDVRFLPTHEAIVEQILAAVRPGDMILTLGAGDIWKVGTAVLKGLEGGTE; via the coding sequence ATGTTTGGTAAAATTCAGCAGATCCATTTTGTGGGCATCGGCGGAGCCGGGATGAGCGGAATCGCCGAAATCCTGCTGAATATGGGATATCGCGTGACGGGATCCGACCTGTCCTATTCCGAGACGGTGAAACGCCTAGAGGGGATCGGCGGAAAGATCTTCATCGGGCACCATCCCTCCAACATCGGTCCGGCCCAGGTGGTGGTCGTCTCCTCGGCCGTCTCTCCTCAGAACCCGGAAGTCCTGGCGGCCCGCGAGCGTTTGATCCCCGTCATCCCGCGGGCCGCGATGTTGGTTGAGCTGATGCGGCTTAAATACGGCATCGCAATCGCCGGCGCGCACGGCAAAACGACCACGACGTCGCTGGTGGCCTCGGTCCTCGCGGAAGGCGGGCTGGATCCGACGGCCGTGATTGGCGGCAAGGCCTATCAATTTGGGAGTAACGCCAAACTAGGCCAGGGCGATTTGCTGGTGGCCGAGGCGGACGAGAGCGACGGGTCGTTCCTGCGGCTTTCCCCAATTTTCGCCATTGTGACGACGATCGATCGGGAGCATCTCGATTACTACCACGACCTGGACCGGATCCAGCGCGCTTTCCTGGATTTCTTGAACAAGGTGCCCTTCTATGGATTGGCCGTGGTCTGTCTGGATCAGGAGTCGATTCAGGAGATCATCCCGCAACTGCATGTCCGCTATGTGACCTTCGGAATGACGCCGCAGGCCGATCTCGTGGGCAGCAAGGTGGAGTTCAAAGGGTGGGAGTCGGAATTCACGGTCCATTTCCGTCAAAAGAATCTGGGGCGCTTCCGTCTCGCGCTTCCGGGACTGCACAACGTTTATAACGCCCTGGCGGCGATCGCGGTCGGTCTGGAGCTGGAGGTGGGTCTCGCTGCGATCCGAAAAGCCCTCTCCGAGTTCGCCGGCGTGGAGCGGAGGTTTCAACTGGTGGGGGAGAAACGCGGGATCATGATCGTCGACGATTACGGACACCATCCCACCGAGATCAAGGCGACGCTGTCCGCGGCGAAAACCGGTTGGAACCGGCGGCTGCTGGTTGTTTTTCAGCCGCACCGCTACACGCGGACGCGGGACTTGCTCAAGGAATTCGGCACCGCCTTCTACCAGGCCGACAGCCTGATCCTCACCGAGATTTACGCCGCCGGCGAACCGCCCATTGAGGGAGTCACCGGCCAGAGTTTGTACGACCAGGTGAAACAGCACGGGTACAAGGATGTGCGCTTTCTTCCGACGCACGAGGCGATTGTGGAACAGATTCTTGCCGCCGTTCGGCCCGGGGACATGATTCTCACGCTCGGAGCCGGCGATATTTGGAAGGTCGGGACGGCCGTGTTGAAGGGATTGGAAGGCGGAACGGAATGA
- a CDS encoding YggT family protein, giving the protein MFIAANLVTAVAEVIGLVLNFYMWVVIVRALISWVNPDPYNPIVQFLYKVTEPVLNPIRRLLPVYNMGIDLSPLIVILILIFLRSFLVGSLYQLALRLQ; this is encoded by the coding sequence ATGTTTATCGCCGCCAACCTGGTTACGGCCGTCGCGGAGGTGATCGGCCTTGTGTTGAATTTTTATATGTGGGTGGTCATTGTCCGGGCCCTGATTTCCTGGGTCAATCCGGATCCCTATAACCCGATCGTCCAGTTCCTCTACAAAGTCACGGAGCCGGTGCTGAATCCCATCCGTCGGCTCCTGCCGGTGTATAATATGGGTATTGATCTTTCGCCGTTGATCGTGATCCTGATTCTTATCTTTTTGAGGAGTTTTTTAGTGGGAAGTTTGTATCAATTGGCCCTGAGGTTGCAGTAA
- a CDS encoding DUF167 domain-containing protein — protein MPDIPPLDLRESKEGVVLKVWVQPKASRQELSGIHDGALRLRLMAPPVEGAANEACRIFLAELFQIPQSRIRIIRGARSRQKWVQIHGMTSKTVLRRLRQSAMT, from the coding sequence ATGCCCGATATCCCGCCGCTCGATCTGCGTGAATCGAAAGAGGGCGTTGTTCTCAAGGTTTGGGTACAACCCAAAGCCTCTCGGCAGGAGTTGTCCGGCATCCATGACGGTGCGTTACGGTTACGTTTAATGGCTCCCCCGGTTGAAGGAGCCGCGAACGAGGCCTGCCGGATCTTTCTGGCGGAACTCTTTCAAATTCCTCAAAGTCGGATCCGGATCATCCGGGGCGCTCGCTCCCGACAAAAGTGGGTTCAGATCCATGGAATGACCTCCAAGACGGTTCTGCGGCGGCTGCGGCAATCGGCGATGACTTAG
- the ftsZ gene encoding cell division protein FtsZ, giving the protein MILFEEAEIKPAKIKVIGVGGSGCNAVNTMIASKFAGVDFISANTDVQALSLSKAPSTLPIGARLTKGLGAGADPGVGREAALEDVQRIREMLEGADMVFVTAGMGGGTGTGAAPIIANVARELGALTVAVVTKPFQFEGALRMRRAEEGINELKKVVDSLIVIPNQRLLSIVDKTASVPKSFKIVDDVLRQAVQGIADLVTTPGLVNVDFADVRTVMAHMGRAVMGMGFARGDHRAVEAAQKAISSPLLEEGGIHGARGVLLNITGGEGLSLHEVSEASTIIQEAADPEANIIFGSVINKQMKEDVIVTVIATGFEKDLIREEPVKAAASKPVPSKSLDRPAFLRKVANSGYPPNGLNVDDEWDVPTFLRKQAD; this is encoded by the coding sequence ATGATTCTCTTTGAAGAGGCCGAGATCAAACCGGCCAAGATTAAGGTGATCGGGGTCGGGGGCAGCGGATGCAACGCGGTGAACACGATGATCGCTTCCAAGTTTGCGGGAGTCGATTTCATTTCGGCCAATACCGACGTCCAGGCCTTGAGCCTGTCCAAAGCGCCTTCAACCCTCCCGATCGGCGCTCGATTGACCAAGGGGCTCGGGGCCGGGGCCGATCCCGGCGTGGGTCGTGAGGCCGCCTTGGAGGACGTCCAACGCATTCGTGAGATGCTGGAAGGAGCCGACATGGTTTTCGTGACGGCCGGGATGGGGGGAGGAACCGGAACCGGCGCGGCGCCCATTATCGCGAACGTCGCCCGGGAACTGGGAGCCTTGACCGTGGCCGTCGTGACCAAGCCCTTTCAATTTGAAGGGGCGCTTCGGATGCGTCGTGCCGAGGAGGGCATCAACGAATTAAAGAAGGTGGTGGATTCGCTGATCGTGATCCCGAACCAGAGGCTTCTCTCGATCGTGGACAAAACCGCGTCGGTGCCCAAATCCTTCAAAATCGTGGACGATGTGCTTCGCCAGGCCGTTCAGGGCATTGCGGATCTCGTTACGACGCCCGGTTTGGTCAATGTGGATTTCGCCGATGTCCGGACCGTCATGGCTCACATGGGGCGGGCCGTGATGGGAATGGGGTTCGCCCGGGGCGATCATCGCGCGGTGGAGGCGGCCCAGAAGGCGATCTCCAGTCCCCTGCTTGAAGAAGGCGGGATCCACGGGGCGAGAGGCGTGCTCCTCAACATTACCGGAGGCGAAGGGTTGTCCCTCCACGAAGTCAGCGAGGCCTCCACGATTATTCAGGAGGCGGCCGATCCCGAGGCCAATATTATCTTCGGTTCGGTGATCAACAAACAGATGAAGGAGGACGTGATCGTCACCGTTATCGCGACCGGTTTCGAGAAGGACTTGATTCGGGAAGAACCCGTCAAAGCGGCGGCGTCCAAGCCGGTGCCTTCGAAGAGCCTGGATCGGCCCGCATTTCTCCGCAAGGTGGCGAACAGCGGCTATCCGCCGAACGGTCTCAATGTCGATGACGAATGGGACGTGCCGACCTTTTTGCGAAAACAGGCGGATTGA
- a CDS encoding type II toxin-antitoxin system HicB family antitoxin, which produces MEVKMHYDVYITQKDRLYMAMVPALPGCSALGRSEDEVLGNIRDVIEGYLRLLQKQRKPFPNVKVVKIHHARYPAARSA; this is translated from the coding sequence ATGGAGGTGAAGATGCATTACGACGTGTACATCACCCAAAAGGACCGGCTCTATATGGCCATGGTTCCGGCACTGCCCGGATGTTCCGCCCTCGGGCGTTCGGAGGACGAGGTGTTGGGTAACATCCGGGATGTGATTGAAGGCTACTTGCGCTTGCTGCAGAAACAGCGAAAACCGTTTCCCAACGTCAAGGTGGTGAAGATACACCATGCCCGATATCCCGCCGCTCGATCTGCGTGA
- a CDS encoding DivIVA domain-containing protein, with the protein MKITPLDIQQAGFKVRMRGYDRQEVDGFLDAITEDYEALVRENNALREKTAESENQLAELRKKEATLNNTLMKAQDLVEEMKHAAQKDAELIVKEAELKAEGMIHLAREEMIAIKRDILDLQKQRLVFLEKIRSTIKIFQRVVELEDREEDKNGKKDRTEEERDDNIRLLKPKT; encoded by the coding sequence ATGAAGATTACACCTTTGGATATTCAGCAGGCCGGGTTCAAGGTCCGGATGAGGGGCTACGACCGGCAGGAAGTGGACGGCTTTCTCGACGCTATTACCGAAGACTACGAAGCGCTGGTCCGGGAAAACAACGCCCTTCGTGAAAAAACGGCCGAATCGGAAAATCAATTGGCCGAGTTGCGAAAGAAGGAAGCGACCTTGAACAACACCTTGATGAAGGCCCAGGACCTGGTGGAGGAAATGAAGCACGCCGCCCAGAAGGACGCGGAGTTGATCGTCAAGGAAGCGGAACTGAAAGCGGAAGGGATGATCCATCTGGCCCGTGAAGAAATGATCGCGATCAAACGGGACATCCTCGATCTTCAAAAGCAGAGGCTCGTGTTTTTGGAAAAGATCCGGTCCACGATCAAAATCTTCCAACGGGTGGTGGAGCTCGAGGATCGTGAAGAGGACAAAAACGGGAAGAAAGACCGAACGGAAGAGGAACGGGACGACAATATCCGCCTGTTAAAACCGAAGACATAG
- the murB gene encoding UDP-N-acetylmuramate dehydrogenase gives MKTSDQQALRDAVQGVEGEILWKEPLSRHTTLRIGGPADVLVIPGNLEALVRLVRQARERNERVFVMGGSNLLVRDGGIRGIVVKLSRLEKITDPDATRIDAEGGVLLSNLARHAMKRGLSGLEFAQGIPGTVGGAVVMNAGTREGEIADRLTAIRIVQPDGAIRTMTRSEMEFGYRSSRIPKGVIVGAVFQLQPSSSPEIQRRMRVFIDQRKATQPLTLPNAGSVFKNPKGRFAAQLVEKVGLKGHRIGDAQVSERHANFIVNLGRATAKDVLELIRTIGKRVEEQTGITLELELRIAGQER, from the coding sequence ATGAAAACGTCGGATCAGCAGGCGCTTCGCGACGCGGTGCAAGGGGTCGAGGGTGAAATTCTTTGGAAAGAGCCGTTGAGCCGGCACACCACGCTCCGGATCGGCGGCCCGGCCGATGTTCTCGTGATTCCCGGCAACCTGGAGGCGCTGGTGCGGCTGGTTCGACAGGCGAGGGAAAGAAACGAGCGGGTCTTCGTCATGGGGGGCTCGAACCTTCTGGTCCGGGACGGCGGAATCCGGGGTATTGTCGTGAAGCTTTCCCGTCTTGAAAAGATCACCGATCCGGACGCGACGCGGATCGACGCGGAAGGCGGCGTCCTTCTGTCCAATCTGGCCCGACACGCGATGAAGCGGGGTTTGAGCGGCCTCGAGTTCGCTCAAGGCATTCCGGGAACGGTGGGAGGCGCCGTCGTCATGAACGCCGGAACGCGCGAGGGAGAGATCGCCGACCGGCTGACCGCGATCCGAATCGTTCAGCCGGACGGAGCCATCCGGACGATGACCCGGAGTGAGATGGAATTCGGCTACCGGTCGTCTCGAATTCCCAAGGGCGTGATCGTCGGAGCGGTGTTTCAGCTCCAGCCGTCGAGCTCTCCCGAAATCCAGCGGCGGATGCGTGTCTTTATCGATCAGCGCAAGGCGACCCAGCCGCTGACCCTGCCCAACGCGGGCTCGGTCTTCAAAAACCCGAAAGGCCGTTTCGCGGCCCAGTTGGTCGAAAAGGTCGGACTGAAAGGCCACCGCATCGGCGACGCCCAGGTTTCGGAGCGACACGCCAATTTTATCGTCAACCTGGGAAGGGCCACGGCCAAGGACGTCTTGGAATTGATCCGGACGATTGGAAAACGGGTCGAGGAACAAACGGGGATCACGTTGGAACTGGAGCTCCGGATTGCGGGCCAGGAACGTTGA